In the genome of Dermatophagoides farinae isolate YC_2012a chromosome 4, ASM2471394v1, whole genome shotgun sequence, the window CTTTGGCCACATGTAATCGATGTTTTATAGGGCTGAAACtttgttgaattattttcaGTATTGTATAATACTGTAAAAATGCATAACTTTTACCATTCATTTTGGCCATTGATTCATCAAGTATAAGGCTAATTGCTTCTGTTTGTTGATCAACAAGTTGTTCATGAGCAATCATTGGTGCAAAAAGCGGTTTATCAGCCATCATCTTCAATATGTGgataatagaaaaatatttgaaaaaatgaattaaaatgtAATACATAcatgaacaattttcattgtagTCGTATTGTTTTCCATCAATACgaccatatttttttcttgttgacaATAATCGGACAATTCTTGTAATGAATCAATACGATTATTAATTGGTATGCTAATCATTGATAGTAGACATCCGGCATAAAAATTGGACAACATAAATGTGGCCCAAATCCATACGGCCGATACAATAATTGTGGGCGATGATTCACGTTTTAAACGTGAAAGAACATTTTGTTTGAGCAAAATATACAACCATATTGAACAGGAATCCAGAATCGAATcggaattgattgaattacaATGCACCGTAATCAATGTCCATAAAGGCAGTAGtattaatgaaaacaaaatggccAACCAAatgtaatcatcaaatggatcaAGTAATCGATCATGTTGATAtgattcatgattttttgattgtctTGTCATAATCGATGTTTGATCCATAAAATATGGATAAAGATTTTTATACAATTTTGAACGTtcataattcaaatgaaaaccaCCGATTATGATGTCTACAAGACTTTGATTGGCCATCAAACGTTCATACCAATTGTCGGTTAGATTTATCAATCGAAATGTGAAATTTAATTGTCGActtaattcaattaaaagataaaaatcaacACCTTTCATTGTCGTGGTGGAACCGTATTCGTTGAGGCCAATAAATGGTGGATACTGTTTGGggagatttaaaaaaaaatgaaaatgaaaatgaaaacaaatttgacATCCAATTTTCACTTATAAAAAACATTACAATCGTATATTCGACACTGAATTCCATGTTGGCCAAATTATCCATTCTGTTcatttgaatgttgttggatggcagtgaaaaaaaaaatcaaatggcaACAAATCACAAGATCTATGcacaacacaacaaaacaatttacaaattcattgatcgacattgattgatttgtcaataaattgtttttactaggaaattctttatttgttCGCCGGAATATCGGATTTAATTACCgctaaaaaaaactatctTGAATACACAAAACCCATGTGTGGCTCagtttgtaaaaaaaactaatggCATAGAATataaccacaaaaaaaaatgcaaaaaaaaatcatcatttccgATTGAAGAATCATGgaacaaaatatatatagcgaaaatgtttcatttcttattatttaagtatttgattcgattttcatcaatataaattgattcaattcgattgattttgtttgtgtaacaattatttgttgttgttgttgttgttgtttttattcaataatttctcAGTACAGCCACATGGATGGATTCcttattttatattatatacaatgtttattatgattgataTGATGACGCCCACAAGCCAGTCAAGATCAgcctctttcttttttttgtccggtttcctgttttgtttttttttcattccattcaatgaaatgCGATGAGAATCCCGTCTTCATtgactttattattattttcgcTGATCTAGTTTGTTGTCTGTCTATAGgatgaaaagatttttttttttgtttcttcgaaattttctttttattattatatatcgaTGTCAGTttcatgttttatttttttttccaaagaatcttctaatcaatcaaatgatctTGACTGATATATCATTGTCTTATTGTATGTACAGGATTGTGGTTggtttctttattttttcttttcgtgtaccatcatcatcattgcggAAATGGTGggctggttggttggttggtcggTTGATCCATTGATGCATATGTTCTTTTGTGAATTCACTcatttcctatttttttgttcagtgTCTAGGCTCAGTGTTCTGTCTATTCACAAGacatgaagatttttttttttcgttcgttaaCAATGTGATggctgtgaaaaaaaaaaagaaaatctatcaattttatcgatatattcattattattatcgttgcCATGACATTATGTGTCTGTTCATCGACGAATTTCTTTTACACCCTAAGGTCCTAAATGTCAAGATGTTGAAAATTGTGTGATAATAACcataaatattttctttcttcgatttgaaaaaaaaattgaaataaaaatttttttttagctgaTGCTCGCCATCTAGTGAGctgagatgaaaaaaaattttgaattttcattaaaaaaaagtaatagTTTTTGTCCGACAGATGGCACTAAATGTAATAatcatgaaatgaatcaaaatgattatttcaatcaatcggaTCATCAATagattaatgaataaaactggaaataaaaaaactagaTCCACCCAATATAACAGGCAAACGAAACCGATTATCAAATTGGCCATCTAATTTTGGAgctaaaaagaaaaaaaaacagatgaaTAACGAAAATTAggagaaacgaaaaattgcATTTTCGAtacaccttttttttctaactcCATACAAGCTCTTATCgaatatcaatcatcatcatgatggtaATCATAACTAGGTCAATAGTTCgatattaatttttctttaggattaaatcattgatgatccacagcaacaaaaaaaaattgaaccgAATAAATAAccggacaacaacaacaacaaccacaccCTTGGGTcactatgttttttttctgtcgaGATCGGGTAtatgagaaataaaaaaaaattcgttcaaCCATCCATTGATGGTGGATtgtaaccattttttttgtttgttcggtACCCTTTATCTCTCTCTTCAAAAAGACCAAGTTTATTTAGAGTTGGGTGCACCCAACAAACTATCTCGATCGTTGGTGATCAAATGGTGGcaagaaaagaagaaaaaaaaggtgttgtgtgattttttatgacaacaacaacaacagcaacgacaacaacaagctaCAAACAAGCCGATTCTTTCgtgaacaaattattatcattgcaGCAATTGGATTTGAAATATccaaaagtggaaaaaacgaatgaaaaaagaaagattttaccttttatttttcttcttgcaaacaagaaagaaagaaagaaagaaaaattatctttGATGTTTTGCCGCTTTTCGTGAaaaaaagtgtgtgtgtgtgtgtgaggaCAAGCCACTCCCccaattaaaaatgaatggccaGTATACTGGCCATCCAAtccaatcgaatcgaatcgaaccATCCGCCCACTAAACATTAgtatcattcgatgatgattagtgattgatcatcatcattatcatcatgatcaaaacgtcgattaaattcaattaaatattgaaaaatgaaaaaaaaaaatttcaaatctaaATCCAgatcaaccaccaccacaatgatgatgatgataatcaaaagagaaaaaagccGCCAAACAAGATTAAATGATGAGATAATGGCACTGTCATGTCATAAATAtgtgaagatttttttttatcgctaaagaacaaaacaaaaaaaaaaatattcccggattcaatgaatttgaatccattttttttttttttgatcaatatcatgatatcatcatcatgattaacaaaaaaaaaaacacaccgaaattttgaaaaaaaggtgaTGAAATGATCTGGATTGGATTTTAATCATAGGTTTTCTcagcaaacaaaatcatatatgatgaatgaatttacaaaaaacaaatggcgATCCTTGtgttggccaaaaaaaaaaaaaaaaaaaaacatttgcataacgatttttgtttcatctttGGGTGATAAatatcgccatcatcatcatcatcttgataaaagaaaatttgccGACCAAGTGgatgattttctttcttgcgtcttttttttcgcgcTTGTTATACAATCTGTTTtcttgataaaaaaaaaacaagagagCTTGATGCTCGTGCGAGCTTATACGGTACGCACACACAATGTATTTAACCAACAAAGAAACAGGcaaagaaattaaaaaattgatgaataacattaaaaaaaagtagaaaaaaaatgccgcGCAAGTTGTTGAGCATTTTGTGGTTTGATACATGCCGGcactagattttttttttatttcttttttcaatgttcgGCTTtttaatcaccatcatcttgATGGACCGTGGTGAACCAAACGACAAACTAAACGAcaacgattatgatgatgatgatgatgatgatgatgataatgcagaaaaagatgaaagaaaaaatgccgaaaaatcaaacaatttgtaaagaatcagaaaaaacttgaattttttccagagaatttaaagttttttttttacacatttCAGTGATCAGAGAACAAATTTGTCGCGTGACAAGTGTATATCTCTTTgaacggaaaaaaacataggtgtgtgtgtgtgtggaaaattgattttaatcggattttttttctcaattcgTTTGCTGTTACGcaattcgatgataatgattatcaaacatgattatgatgaccaGTAAGCGGCaaacatcaaacacacacacacacacacgtataACGAAAAATCGGCATAATGTTCATTGGAAAACCATGGGAAAAATGACCATATGGTGTTGCCATATCGATAAAtagattgatcgattgatcggtTTGGCGTCATGTCACATGTCATGGtggtttttttaaaaaaaaaagaaaagaaaagaaaaacattttacacaatatgattgaatcacacacagagagagagggccagagaaaaaaaagcggccatcatcataattgtgGAACCTGACCTTTGACCCAAATATTCGTCATATTGCGTTATATGAACTCACTCGGTAATTcactcaacaacaacaacaacagcaacgatcATTGAAtcggcaaattttttttcatctttaattcatttttgttgttgttgttgttgttggtggcggcggcttttttctttttgatttttttttctgtaacaTTTTCTTCCACTGGTTACAAATATAAATCGGCAaaacttcaaaaaaaaatcaatcatcaattgaagccatcatcgtcatcatcatcatcattgaatagcCATCGCGTgtaaatatgaaaacaaaaaaattgaattgaaacaagTTGCGCGCACATACAGCTTGCGTGAGTAtttcatattgttgttgttgttgttgtttttcttcagccgccattttttttttctttctggcAATACAATAACGAGCAACGGAAATGGAAaat includes:
- the LOC124490323 gene encoding uncharacterized protein LOC124490323, which produces MDNLANMEFSVEYTIYPPFIGLNEYGSTTTMKGVDFYLLIELSRQLNFTFRLINLTDNWYERLMANQSLVDIIIGGFHLNYERSKLYKNLYPYFMDQTSIMTRQSKNHESYQHDRLLDPFDDYIWLAILFSLILLPLWTLITVHCNSINSDSILDSCSIWLYILLKQNVLSRLKRESSPTIIVSAVWIWATFMLSNFYAGCLLSMISIPINNRIDSLQELSDYCQQEKNMVVLMENNTTTMKIMMADKPLFAPMIAHEQLVDQQTEAISLILDESMAKMNGKSYAFLQYYTILKIIQQSFSPIKHRLHVAKASEQSSIHTSPTCFLFRSQFSYVRQFDRITIQLFSSGIYQSWLDNEFRTARMYIFATTLIKKLSYRQDDVNDLFSSVHDGHGHGHIGGNC